In Aliamphritea ceti, a single window of DNA contains:
- a CDS encoding LysR substrate-binding domain-containing protein translates to MDLAALNTFISVIEQGGILAASRHLNTVQSNVTSRIKRLEEALDTQLFYRQGRGLILSPSGQVLESYARRMLQLEIQATQAVRQAGNQSGELRIGTMESFAALRLSPILQQLRRNHAGLQLQISTNTTAALVQDLLQHKLDCAFVGGPAEHPDITVSQVIEEELVLVHSCQSDTPAVAMLPLIMFREGCAYRTRALNWQRHTGNNGQPLMEMGSLDGILSCVAAGLGCTLLPAAVVAASSHCQALETTTLPPELAMVPTLLIQHKDALPLPVLSDLSAQVSQLLADQQLATEDAKACHISPSNKPVCSAAPRP, encoded by the coding sequence ATGGATCTGGCTGCCCTTAATACTTTCATCAGCGTCATTGAACAGGGCGGTATTCTTGCTGCATCCAGGCATCTGAATACTGTGCAGTCAAACGTTACCTCACGGATAAAACGCCTTGAAGAAGCACTCGATACCCAGCTGTTTTACCGACAGGGCCGTGGCCTGATCCTCTCCCCTTCCGGGCAGGTACTGGAAAGCTATGCCCGCCGTATGCTGCAATTGGAAATTCAGGCCACTCAGGCAGTCCGTCAAGCCGGTAACCAGAGCGGCGAATTACGTATTGGTACCATGGAGTCTTTCGCCGCATTACGTCTCTCACCTATTCTCCAGCAGCTGCGCCGTAATCATGCCGGGCTGCAACTGCAGATCAGCACCAATACCACAGCGGCGTTGGTGCAGGATCTGCTGCAACATAAACTGGATTGTGCCTTTGTAGGCGGCCCGGCAGAGCACCCGGATATAACCGTCAGCCAGGTCATAGAAGAAGAATTAGTACTGGTTCACAGCTGTCAGTCAGATACACCGGCAGTCGCAATGCTGCCGCTGATCATGTTCAGGGAAGGCTGTGCCTATCGAACCCGGGCGCTTAACTGGCAACGGCACACTGGCAATAATGGTCAGCCGTTAATGGAAATGGGAAGTCTGGACGGTATTCTCAGCTGTGTTGCCGCAGGTCTGGGCTGTACATTACTGCCTGCAGCAGTGGTTGCTGCCAGTAGTCATTGTCAGGCACTGGAAACCACCACTCTGCCGCCAGAGCTTGCCATGGTCCCGACGCTGCTGATTCAGCACAAAGATGCTCTGCCATTGCCGGTACTAAGTGACTTAAGTGCCCAGGTCAGCCAGCTGCTGGCTGACCAGCAGTTAGCAACTGAGGACGCTAAAGCCTGTCATATCAGCCCGTCAAATAAGCCCGTATGCTCAGCAGCGCCACGGCCATAA
- a CDS encoding glutamine synthetase family protein, giving the protein MSEQAQNHNHHPAVTTLLEKHPEIQAVDLLISDLNGVTRGKRVECSALDHAMDDGINMPASLFSLDITGKTVEECALGLDIGEPDKLCLLSPQSLTLAPWQRRPTAQALMSMYEPDGQPYFADPRHVLSNITKRLTDMGLTPVVAVELEFYLIDTKRDSKGFPQPPISPRTGKREEHTQVYSINILDEYSAFLEDIATYTAAQNIPADTAVAEYAPGQFEINLKHQDDPLAACDNAILLKRVIKAVAEKHGMEASFMAKPYEEEAGSGTHIHVSLVDEQGNNVLAEEGREYSDKMEHAIAGLLDFMPASMAFFCPNINSYRRMRPEYYVPMAPNWGVDNRTTSLRIPASGNNAKRIEHRVSGADANPYLVMASILAGIHYGLSQAQAPSKPRIEGNAFAQDGVGLPTRMHDALQKMQDSELLREYFSPAFIELFTVCKREELSEFERHVTALESQWFLTTV; this is encoded by the coding sequence ATGTCCGAGCAAGCACAGAATCACAATCATCATCCTGCCGTTACTACTCTGCTGGAAAAACATCCTGAAATTCAGGCAGTAGATTTACTTATCAGTGACCTCAACGGCGTTACCCGTGGCAAGCGCGTCGAATGCAGCGCACTGGATCATGCAATGGATGACGGCATCAACATGCCAGCATCACTGTTCTCACTGGATATCACCGGTAAAACTGTAGAAGAATGCGCCTTAGGGCTAGATATAGGCGAGCCGGATAAACTCTGCCTGCTCAGCCCACAAAGTCTGACCCTGGCTCCCTGGCAGCGTCGTCCAACCGCTCAGGCACTGATGAGCATGTATGAACCGGATGGCCAGCCTTATTTTGCAGACCCTCGCCATGTACTGAGCAACATCACCAAACGCCTGACAGATATGGGCCTCACGCCGGTTGTCGCCGTTGAGCTCGAGTTTTATCTGATTGACACTAAGCGCGACAGCAAAGGTTTCCCACAGCCACCTATCTCACCCCGTACCGGAAAGCGTGAAGAACACACTCAGGTTTACTCGATTAATATTCTTGATGAGTACAGCGCCTTTCTGGAAGACATCGCGACCTATACCGCCGCTCAGAATATCCCGGCAGATACTGCTGTAGCTGAGTACGCCCCGGGACAATTTGAAATTAACCTCAAGCATCAGGACGATCCGCTGGCTGCCTGCGACAACGCAATTTTGCTAAAGCGGGTAATCAAAGCGGTTGCTGAAAAGCATGGTATGGAGGCGTCTTTCATGGCGAAGCCATATGAGGAAGAAGCCGGCAGCGGTACTCATATCCACGTCAGTCTGGTTGATGAGCAAGGCAACAATGTACTGGCTGAAGAAGGCCGTGAATACAGCGACAAGATGGAACATGCTATCGCAGGTTTGCTGGACTTTATGCCGGCATCAATGGCGTTCTTCTGCCCGAACATCAACTCTTACCGTCGTATGCGCCCAGAGTACTACGTACCGATGGCACCTAACTGGGGTGTCGATAACCGCACTACTTCACTTCGTATTCCAGCCAGTGGCAACAACGCCAAGCGTATCGAACACCGGGTTTCCGGCGCCGATGCGAACCCTTATCTGGTTATGGCCTCGATTCTTGCCGGTATTCACTACGGTCTGAGTCAGGCACAGGCACCTTCGAAACCACGTATCGAAGGTAATGCTTTTGCTCAGGACGGTGTCGGCCTGCCCACCCGCATGCACGACGCGCTGCAGAAAATGCAGGACAGCGAATTACTGCGTGAGTATTTCTCCCCGGCATTTATTGAGCTGTTCACCGTCTGCAAACGTGAAGAATTGTCTGAATTTGAGCGCCACGTAACGGCACTCGAAAGCCAGTGGTTCCTGACCACTGTGTAA
- the modC gene encoding molybdenum ABC transporter ATP-binding protein: MSIEARFRLNRGEFELAVDLQLPAKGVTAIFGPSGCGKTTLLRAIAGLEPQAQGELRVNDQIWQDSRKRLAVHKRPIGYVFQEPSLFEHLSVQKNIEFGMKRSKPAGDKTIALETAVELLGISHLLQRQPHQLSGGEQQRVAIARALAVSPEVLLLDEPMAALDDARKQEILPYLETLHQQLDIPLLYVSHSLDEVARLADHLVMMQAGQVVAEGPLDSVFASLDMPMAQSPDAETVIEAVVAGRDAAYDLSYLVFSGGRFAVAGERMPQGQRARLQIQARDVSLTLNRQTDTSILNIFPAQVEALAETSKAQMTVRLRIGNDLILARITRKSAAELNIQPGSQVFAQIKSVAVLA; the protein is encoded by the coding sequence ATGAGTATTGAAGCGCGTTTCCGGCTTAACCGGGGTGAGTTTGAGCTGGCGGTAGATTTACAGCTGCCGGCTAAAGGTGTAACGGCTATTTTTGGTCCCTCTGGCTGTGGCAAAACCACTTTGTTGCGGGCAATTGCAGGGCTGGAGCCTCAAGCGCAGGGTGAGCTGCGGGTCAATGATCAAATCTGGCAAGACAGCCGTAAACGGCTGGCGGTACATAAACGGCCAATCGGTTATGTGTTTCAGGAGCCAAGCTTATTCGAGCACCTGAGCGTGCAGAAGAATATTGAGTTTGGCATGAAGCGTAGTAAGCCTGCCGGTGATAAAACCATAGCGTTGGAAACTGCGGTTGAGTTACTGGGTATTAGCCATTTGCTACAGCGCCAGCCACATCAGCTATCCGGCGGTGAGCAGCAACGGGTTGCTATCGCACGGGCACTGGCGGTGAGTCCTGAAGTGCTGTTGCTGGATGAACCTATGGCGGCACTGGACGATGCCCGGAAGCAGGAAATACTGCCGTATCTGGAAACCTTGCATCAGCAGCTGGATATTCCTTTGCTGTATGTTAGCCATTCCCTGGATGAAGTGGCTCGCCTTGCTGATCATTTGGTGATGATGCAAGCCGGGCAGGTAGTGGCGGAAGGCCCGCTGGACAGCGTATTCGCCAGTCTGGATATGCCGATGGCGCAAAGCCCGGATGCAGAGACTGTTATTGAGGCTGTGGTTGCAGGGCGGGATGCCGCTTATGATCTGAGTTATCTGGTGTTTTCCGGTGGTCGTTTTGCGGTTGCCGGTGAACGCATGCCTCAGGGCCAGCGGGCTCGCTTACAGATTCAGGCCCGGGATGTCAGCCTGACACTCAATCGCCAGACTGATACCAGTATTCTGAATATCTTCCCGGCACAGGTTGAAGCGCTCGCGGAAACCAGTAAAGCCCAGATGACTGTCAGACTGCGTATCGGCAATGATCTGATTCTGGCGCGGATTACCCGCAAGTCAGCTGCTGAGCTGAATATACAGCCGGGTAGTCAGGTATTCGCTCAGATTAAGAGTGTTGCTGTACTGGCCTGA
- a CDS encoding YbfB/YjiJ family MFS transporter has translation MLQFSEKFRVLAAGVLGLVITMGVARFAYTPLLGIMQQHTDLSLAAGGWLAALNYVGYLSGAIIASLISDLQLKDRLFRLGLLVAVATTLMMGLSDDLWVWAVSRFFAGLSSAAGMLLGSGLVLNWLLRNGQRGELGIHFGGIGLGIACCAILVEVTVRFADWQQQWYLLTLLALVLTVLTWRWMPAPDTSGMTTSGKPMPDNPPGKLFFWVFMAAYFCAGIGYAVSATFISAIVEALPGMQGQGSITFMLVGLGAMPACFIWDRIARSTGDVYALLLACLLQIIGIMLPLFGNSLWFALSGAALFGATFVGMVSLVLAMAGRYYPTRPAKMMGRMTISYGVAQIVAPAATGWLAGSSGSYAQGLYLAAGMMLLGAVLLVWLKLLERHQSKLQGVASSIS, from the coding sequence GTGTTGCAGTTTTCAGAAAAGTTTCGCGTGCTGGCTGCCGGTGTGCTGGGTTTGGTGATTACCATGGGCGTTGCCCGGTTCGCCTATACGCCGCTGTTGGGCATTATGCAGCAGCATACTGATCTGAGTCTGGCCGCCGGCGGCTGGTTGGCAGCGCTGAACTATGTGGGCTATCTGAGTGGTGCGATTATCGCTTCACTGATCAGTGATTTGCAGCTTAAGGACCGCCTGTTTCGGCTAGGCTTGCTGGTGGCGGTTGCTACTACGCTAATGATGGGACTGAGTGATGATCTGTGGGTCTGGGCTGTTTCGCGTTTCTTTGCCGGTCTTAGCAGTGCTGCCGGTATGTTACTGGGCTCCGGGTTGGTACTGAACTGGTTATTACGTAATGGCCAGCGCGGCGAACTGGGTATTCACTTTGGCGGTATTGGCCTGGGCATTGCCTGTTGCGCCATATTAGTAGAAGTGACAGTACGCTTCGCTGACTGGCAGCAGCAATGGTATTTGTTGACACTGCTGGCACTGGTTCTGACTGTACTGACCTGGCGCTGGATGCCAGCACCGGATACCAGTGGTATGACAACATCCGGGAAACCAATGCCGGATAACCCACCAGGCAAGCTGTTTTTCTGGGTATTTATGGCTGCATATTTTTGTGCCGGTATTGGCTATGCGGTCAGTGCGACTTTTATCAGCGCTATTGTTGAAGCACTGCCCGGAATGCAGGGGCAAGGCAGTATTACCTTTATGCTGGTTGGATTGGGTGCAATGCCGGCATGTTTTATCTGGGACCGAATTGCCCGTTCTACAGGGGATGTTTACGCGCTGTTGCTGGCCTGTTTACTGCAAATTATAGGGATTATGTTGCCTTTGTTTGGTAACAGCCTTTGGTTTGCCCTGAGTGGCGCAGCGTTGTTTGGTGCGACCTTCGTGGGGATGGTCAGTCTGGTACTGGCAATGGCCGGTCGTTATTACCCGACCCGCCCGGCGAAGATGATGGGGCGCATGACGATTTCTTATGGTGTTGCGCAGATAGTTGCCCCGGCTGCTACTGGTTGGTTAGCGGGCAGTAGTGGCAGTTACGCTCAGGGGTTGTATCTTGCTGCTGGCATGATGCTGCTGGGTGCTGTGTTGCTTGTGTGGCTGAAGTTGCTTGAACGTCATCAGAGTAAACTTCAGGGAGTCGCGAGCAGTATCAGTTAG
- a CDS encoding ABC transporter ATP-binding protein, whose product MTQAQRIDTDSIEQPNAAPAEQIPAWKQDGAQPFLRIENITKKFGDFTAVDNISLDIYKNELFCLLGGSGSGKSTLLRMLAGFESATSGKIIIDGVDMAGIQPWKRPVNMMFQSYALFPHLSVEENVAFGLKREGIPRAEVRERVAQMLELVQMGHLNKRKPHQLSGGQRQRIALARSLIKQPKLLLLDEPLGALDKKLREETQFELINIQEKLGVTFVVVTHDQEEAMTLSTRIGVMDQGKIVQTAEPHDVYEYPNSRFVAEFIGSVNMFEGRVIEDEPDSVRIHSKEAGGELYVNHGISCSPNQKVHVALRPEKIKVSRRKPDQDVNCIVGIIEEIAYMGSMSVFRIRLPSGKEVRITQPNLSRSMGERFTWEDQVYMSWDADSSVVLTS is encoded by the coding sequence ATGACACAAGCGCAACGCATCGACACGGACAGCATTGAACAACCCAATGCTGCTCCTGCAGAACAGATACCTGCCTGGAAACAGGACGGCGCTCAGCCATTCCTGCGGATTGAGAACATTACCAAGAAGTTTGGTGACTTCACCGCCGTTGATAACATCTCACTGGATATCTATAAAAACGAGCTTTTTTGTCTGCTAGGCGGTTCCGGCTCCGGTAAAAGTACCTTGTTGCGCATGCTTGCCGGCTTTGAGTCAGCCACGTCTGGCAAGATCATTATCGACGGCGTCGATATGGCAGGTATTCAGCCCTGGAAGCGCCCGGTGAATATGATGTTTCAGTCGTATGCGCTGTTCCCGCACCTGAGTGTTGAAGAAAACGTTGCCTTTGGCCTCAAGCGTGAAGGCATTCCCCGTGCAGAAGTCCGGGAGCGGGTCGCTCAGATGCTTGAGCTGGTGCAAATGGGCCATCTGAACAAGCGTAAGCCGCATCAATTGTCCGGTGGTCAGCGCCAGCGTATCGCACTGGCCCGCTCACTGATCAAACAGCCAAAACTGTTGCTACTGGATGAGCCACTGGGTGCACTGGATAAGAAGCTGCGTGAAGAGACGCAGTTTGAGCTGATCAATATTCAGGAAAAACTTGGCGTGACTTTTGTGGTCGTTACCCACGACCAGGAAGAAGCAATGACCCTGTCGACCCGTATCGGCGTGATGGATCAGGGCAAGATCGTCCAGACGGCCGAGCCGCATGATGTCTATGAATACCCGAACAGCCGCTTTGTCGCTGAGTTCATCGGTTCGGTGAATATGTTCGAAGGCCGGGTTATTGAAGATGAGCCGGACAGTGTGCGCATTCATTCCAAGGAAGCCGGTGGCGAACTCTATGTTAACCACGGCATCAGCTGTTCACCGAATCAGAAAGTACACGTGGCACTGCGCCCGGAAAAAATTAAAGTCAGCCGCCGTAAGCCGGATCAGGACGTTAATTGTATCGTCGGCATCATCGAAGAAATTGCCTACATGGGCAGCATGTCGGTGTTCCGCATCCGTCTGCCAAGCGGTAAAGAAGTCCGTATCACTCAGCCGAACCTGTCCCGTAGCATGGGCGAGCGCTTCACCTGGGAAGATCAGGTGTACATGTCCTGGGATGCAGACAGCAGCGTGGTACTGACCTCATGA
- the modB gene encoding molybdate ABC transporter permease subunit, giving the protein MLTQQDLDALLITLQLAGVTTLILLLIGTPFAWWLARSRWRYKFLIEAVVALPLVLPPTVLGFYMLIALGPDGPVGSLVKSMGGDPLPFSFTGLVIGSVFYSLPFVVQPLQNAFRAIGRRPLEVAATLRAAPLDRFFSVVMPLARPGFLTAAVLGFAHTLGEFGVVLMIGGNIPGETQVVSIAIYDHVEALEYGQAHWLAGGLLALSFVMLMAVYALNRRFTVVRL; this is encoded by the coding sequence ATGCTGACTCAACAAGATCTCGATGCACTGCTTATTACGCTACAGCTGGCAGGTGTCACTACCTTAATATTGTTATTAATAGGTACGCCTTTTGCCTGGTGGCTGGCCCGAAGTCGCTGGCGTTATAAATTCCTTATTGAAGCTGTCGTTGCTTTGCCGCTGGTTTTACCACCAACGGTGCTGGGCTTCTATATGCTGATTGCTTTAGGTCCTGACGGACCGGTTGGCAGTTTGGTGAAGTCCATGGGTGGCGATCCGTTACCTTTCAGCTTTACCGGTTTGGTTATTGGTTCCGTGTTTTATTCGTTACCTTTTGTGGTGCAGCCCTTACAGAACGCCTTCCGGGCGATTGGCCGGCGCCCACTGGAAGTGGCGGCTACCTTACGGGCAGCGCCTCTGGACCGGTTTTTCAGCGTGGTGATGCCGCTGGCCCGGCCTGGTTTTCTGACCGCTGCAGTGCTGGGGTTTGCCCATACGCTGGGTGAGTTCGGTGTAGTACTGATGATTGGCGGTAATATTCCGGGGGAAACTCAGGTGGTATCTATCGCTATTTATGATCATGTTGAAGCGCTGGAATATGGTCAGGCACACTGGTTAGCCGGCGGCTTGCTGGCGCTTTCGTTTGTCATGCTGATGGCTGTGTATGCTTTAAACCGACGCTTTACGGTGGTGCGCTTATGA
- a CDS encoding extracellular solute-binding protein, with amino-acid sequence MIDVSASRNTLAAAIALSTALAMPASASEDSLKFYNWSDYIAGDTIDNFQKEAGIDVTYDVFDSNEVLEAKLMAGGSGFDVVVPGSQFLGRQITAGVFQPLDKTKLSNYANLDEGLMKVLTEVDPDNKYAIPYLWGTTGIGYNVEQVKAALGEDAPVDSLDLVFKPENMEKLAKCGVAFLDAPGEIVPIAQNYLGKNPNSDNKKDYSKDSAAGKLLLSVRPYITYFHSSQYINDLANGDICVAIGWSGDILQAAARAEESDNGVKVAYSIPKEGTAVWFDMLAIPADAKNTDKAHKLLNYLLRPEVIAGISNYVAYANANKASTDLIDPAIVNDETIYPTDEVRKNLFSLKVLPKKIDRVLTRLWTNVKANR; translated from the coding sequence ATGATCGACGTTTCCGCTTCCCGCAATACTCTGGCCGCCGCAATAGCACTGAGCACTGCTCTGGCTATGCCGGCATCTGCCAGTGAAGACAGTCTGAAATTCTATAACTGGTCGGATTACATTGCCGGCGACACTATCGATAACTTCCAGAAAGAAGCCGGTATTGATGTCACCTACGATGTATTCGACAGCAACGAAGTACTGGAAGCCAAGCTAATGGCTGGCGGCTCAGGTTTCGACGTTGTCGTACCGGGTTCACAATTTCTGGGACGTCAGATCACCGCAGGTGTTTTCCAACCTCTGGATAAAACTAAACTGAGTAACTACGCCAACCTTGATGAAGGTCTGATGAAGGTGCTGACAGAAGTCGATCCGGATAATAAGTACGCTATTCCTTACCTGTGGGGCACGACCGGTATCGGCTATAACGTTGAACAGGTCAAAGCAGCACTGGGGGAAGATGCGCCGGTGGACAGCCTGGATCTGGTTTTCAAACCGGAAAATATGGAAAAGCTGGCAAAATGTGGTGTCGCTTTCCTGGATGCTCCGGGTGAGATAGTCCCTATCGCTCAGAACTATTTGGGTAAGAATCCAAACAGCGATAACAAAAAAGATTACAGCAAAGACTCTGCCGCCGGTAAGTTGCTGCTATCAGTACGTCCGTATATCACTTACTTCCACTCTTCCCAGTACATCAACGACCTGGCAAACGGTGACATCTGTGTCGCTATCGGCTGGTCAGGCGATATTCTGCAGGCAGCAGCCCGCGCTGAAGAAAGTGATAACGGTGTAAAAGTCGCTTACAGCATTCCAAAAGAAGGCACCGCTGTATGGTTCGATATGCTGGCAATTCCGGCTGACGCCAAAAATACTGACAAAGCGCACAAGCTACTTAACTACTTACTGCGCCCTGAAGTCATTGCCGGTATTTCAAACTACGTGGCATATGCCAACGCCAACAAAGCTTCTACTGACCTGATTGATCCTGCGATCGTTAACGATGAAACCATCTACCCGACAGATGAAGTCAGAAAGAACTTATTCTCTCTGAAGGTACTGCCGAAGAAGATCGACCGGGTACTGACCCGTCTCTGGACAAACGTAAAAGCTAATCGCTAA
- a CDS encoding NAD(P)/FAD-dependent oxidoreductase, with the protein MQAQYCDNYYAKSLNDATDYPRLEGEHQVDVAIVGGGFSGVATAVELAEKGYKVAIIEANKVGWGATGRNGGQVTGSLSGDKALLKQLVPKMGQAGEDFVWNLRWRGHEIIKSRVEKYGIQCDLKHGHLHTAYKPSHMQELEDGYKEALARGMGDDVTLISAKDMPEYLETDIYHGGVLNTRNMHLHSLNLCIGEARAAESMGALIFENSKVVDIQHGNAPAVITEQGKVTAKSVILAGNAYHRLGGMKMKGMIIPACGGNVVTKPLGDEVASKINPQDLAVYDCRFVLDYYRMTADKRLMFGGGANYSGRESRDIRAELRPGIEKTFPRLKGVEIEYAWSGMMGIVVNRIPQLGKLSDNVYYAQGYSGHGIGLTHIIAEIMGDAVAGSMEKFDVFADISHVRLPFGDWVSGQMMAAGMWYYGMLEKLR; encoded by the coding sequence ATGCAAGCCCAATACTGTGATAATTACTATGCAAAGTCCCTGAATGACGCCACGGATTATCCCCGGCTGGAAGGTGAACATCAGGTTGATGTGGCGATTGTTGGTGGCGGCTTTAGCGGCGTGGCGACGGCAGTTGAACTGGCGGAAAAGGGCTATAAAGTTGCCATTATTGAAGCCAATAAGGTTGGCTGGGGTGCAACCGGACGTAATGGTGGCCAGGTAACTGGTTCTCTGTCGGGTGATAAAGCGTTACTTAAGCAGCTGGTTCCAAAGATGGGGCAGGCGGGTGAGGATTTTGTCTGGAATCTGCGCTGGCGGGGGCATGAGATTATCAAGTCCCGTGTGGAGAAGTACGGTATTCAGTGTGATCTTAAGCACGGTCACTTGCACACGGCTTATAAACCGTCACATATGCAGGAACTGGAAGACGGATATAAAGAAGCGTTGGCACGGGGCATGGGTGATGACGTCACGCTGATTTCCGCGAAAGATATGCCAGAGTATCTGGAGACTGATATCTATCATGGCGGGGTACTGAATACGCGTAATATGCACCTGCATTCGCTTAATCTGTGTATTGGTGAAGCACGGGCTGCTGAATCGATGGGTGCACTGATTTTCGAAAACTCTAAAGTCGTCGATATTCAGCACGGAAATGCACCGGCGGTGATTACCGAGCAGGGTAAAGTGACTGCTAAATCGGTGATTCTTGCCGGTAATGCGTATCACCGTTTAGGTGGCATGAAGATGAAAGGCATGATCATTCCTGCCTGCGGCGGTAACGTGGTCACTAAACCTTTGGGGGATGAGGTTGCCAGTAAAATTAACCCTCAGGATCTGGCCGTTTACGACTGCCGCTTCGTGCTCGATTATTATCGTATGACTGCTGATAAGCGCCTGATGTTTGGTGGTGGTGCTAACTATTCAGGCCGTGAATCCCGGGATATTCGTGCTGAGCTTCGGCCGGGAATCGAAAAGACATTTCCAAGGCTGAAAGGTGTCGAAATTGAATATGCCTGGAGCGGCATGATGGGCATAGTGGTTAACCGGATCCCTCAGTTAGGTAAGTTGTCTGACAATGTTTATTACGCGCAGGGCTATTCCGGCCATGGTATTGGTCTGACCCATATCATTGCAGAAATAATGGGCGATGCAGTTGCCGGCTCGATGGAAAAATTTGATGTATTTGCCGATATCAGCCATGTGCGGTTGCCGTTTGGTGATTGGGTAAGTGGTCAGATGATGGCTGCAGGTATGTGGTACTACGGCATGTTAGAAAAATTGCGTTAA
- a CDS encoding cupin domain-containing protein, whose translation MEVGDRLKKIRQIYGLSQRELAKRVGLTNSTISMIERNAVSPSVASLKKILSGIPMTVTEFFTADIEAKRQVIFRPDELIDMGTDDIHWKLVGNPDTKRTLAFFIECYEPGADTGTELMEHEGEEAGTVIDGKIEITVGGEVFNLEQGDSYNFQTKIPHRFRNKTNKQCRIVSAHTPPSF comes from the coding sequence GTGGAAGTAGGTGACCGGTTAAAAAAAATCCGCCAGATCTACGGGCTTTCTCAGCGCGAGCTGGCGAAACGTGTTGGTTTAACTAACAGTACTATTTCGATGATCGAGCGGAATGCAGTCAGCCCTTCGGTTGCGTCTCTGAAGAAAATTCTCAGCGGCATTCCTATGACAGTTACCGAGTTTTTCACCGCTGATATTGAAGCGAAGCGGCAGGTGATTTTCCGTCCGGATGAGCTGATAGACATGGGCACGGATGATATTCACTGGAAGTTGGTGGGTAACCCGGATACAAAGCGTACGCTGGCCTTTTTCATTGAGTGTTATGAGCCGGGTGCTGATACCGGTACTGAGCTGATGGAACATGAAGGTGAAGAAGCCGGTACTGTGATTGATGGTAAAATTGAGATCACAGTGGGCGGTGAAGTTTTCAATCTGGAGCAGGGAGACAGTTATAATTTTCAGACGAAAATTCCCCACAGGTTCCGTAATAAAACCAATAAACAGTGCCGGATTGTCAGTGCGCATACGCCGCCATCCTTCTGA
- the modA gene encoding molybdate ABC transporter substrate-binding protein, which translates to MLLLSGFLNKSRYLLLACSVLLATNATAAEVRIAVASNFTAAMQQLAEQFSAVSGHSTKLIFGSTGKHYAQIKHGAPFDAFFAADVKRPQLLEQEGIAVVNSRFTYAVGKVVLWSPDASLVDEEGKVLQSERFHYLAMANPKLAPYGRAAQQIMEQAGVWPGLRSRTVRGENIGQTFQFVRSGNAQLGFVAYSQLKSLPDAGGSLWLPDLNSYTPIRQQAVLLKDTPAAQQFMQFVQSPAGAEIIARYGYDSTTDNGQ; encoded by the coding sequence ATGTTGCTGTTATCTGGTTTTTTAAATAAGTCGCGATATTTATTGCTGGCCTGCAGTGTTTTGCTGGCTACCAACGCCACCGCTGCTGAGGTACGGATTGCTGTCGCCAGTAATTTTACAGCGGCAATGCAACAATTAGCGGAACAGTTCAGTGCAGTTAGTGGTCACAGCACTAAGCTGATTTTCGGGTCGACCGGTAAACACTACGCGCAGATTAAACATGGCGCGCCTTTTGATGCTTTTTTTGCTGCAGATGTGAAACGTCCGCAGTTGCTTGAGCAGGAAGGTATCGCAGTGGTTAACAGCCGTTTTACTTACGCAGTAGGTAAGGTGGTGTTGTGGAGCCCGGATGCCAGTCTGGTAGATGAAGAAGGCAAGGTTTTACAGTCTGAGCGGTTTCACTATCTGGCGATGGCTAATCCTAAACTGGCACCTTATGGCCGTGCGGCACAACAGATAATGGAACAGGCAGGTGTCTGGCCCGGGCTGCGCAGCCGTACGGTTCGGGGAGAGAATATCGGCCAGACATTTCAGTTTGTGCGCAGTGGCAATGCCCAGCTGGGATTCGTTGCATATTCACAGCTGAAATCTTTACCGGATGCCGGAGGCTCACTGTGGTTGCCGGACCTGAACAGCTATACACCGATCCGCCAGCAGGCGGTATTACTTAAAGATACGCCGGCAGCACAGCAGTTTATGCAGTTTGTGCAAAGCCCGGCAGGTGCTGAAATTATCGCCCGTTATGGCTATGACAGCACCACAGACAATGGCCAATGA